In Elaeis guineensis isolate ETL-2024a chromosome 1, EG11, whole genome shotgun sequence, a genomic segment contains:
- the LOC105038104 gene encoding uncharacterized protein: MGTEVLRPQDCLNRPTPTLFPHRKPHPRPFSKPAPKRREGSPKPAKTAGGEAKKKGGSVEGFAAVAGRLDPAVFGTGRLGPDPDMIPKELRLRLADMYARAGFAISPSPTSLPLPSFSRRSLSSPSIVTVDDSATRDLRRLLRLE, from the coding sequence ATGGGAACCGAGGTCCTTCGCCCCCAGGACTGCCTCAACCGCCCCACTCCGACCCTCTTCCCCCACCGGAAACCCCATCCCCGCCCCTTCTCAAAGCCGGCACCGAAACGGCGAGAGGGCTCTCCGAAGCCGGCAAAGACCGCCGGCGGTGAGGCAAAGAAGAAAGGTGGGTCTGTAGAGGGCTTCGCGGCGGTCGCTGGAAGGTTGGATCCGGCGGTGTTCGGGACGGGGAGGTTGGGACCGGACCCGGACATGATCCCCAAGGAGCTTCGGCTGAGGCTGGCCGACATGTACGCCAGGGCGGGGTTCGCGATCTCGCCATCGCCAACGTCGCTGCCGCTTCCTAGCTTTTCTAGAAGGTCCTTGTCGTCGCCGTCGATTGTCACCGTCGACGACTCTGCCACAAGAGATCTCAGGCGGCTGCTCCGACTAGAATGA